Proteins encoded within one genomic window of Candidatus Berkiella cookevillensis:
- the guaB gene encoding IMP dehydrogenase gives MRMIEEALTFDDVLLIPAYSAVLPKDVKLNTRLTRTINLNIPLVSSAMDTVTESKLAIHMAQEGGIGIIHKNMSVELQAEEVKKVKKYESGIVSQPITVKPSTRIGELLKIVENYGISGVPVVEDEDVLVGIVTHRDYCFETDLNLPVSRIMTPKERLVTVLEGTDMNIVVDLFRTHRLEKILVVNQKFKLRGLITVKDLEKAKDKPLSSKDESGRLCVGAAVGTSKDTDERIHALVEAGVDVLVVDTAHGHSEGVLNKIRWVKKHFPEVQLIGGNIATGEAAIALAEAGVDAVKVGIGPGSICTTRIISGVGVPQLTAIMKVAKALQKYNIPLIADGGIRYSGDISKAIAAGASTVMIGSLLAGTDEAPGETILYQGRSYKSYRGMGSLGAMGQVSGSSDRYFQSHEQEVEKLVPEGIEGRVPYKGSMRQVVHQLMGGLRSSMGYTGMSNIESLRTEAQFVRVTSAGMRESHVHDVSITKEAPNYRTDS, from the coding sequence ATGCGAATGATTGAAGAAGCACTAACCTTTGATGATGTTTTACTCATACCTGCTTATTCAGCTGTTTTACCAAAAGATGTAAAACTGAATACACGACTCACTCGCACTATCAACCTTAACATTCCATTAGTTTCTTCTGCAATGGATACAGTGACCGAGAGCAAGTTAGCTATTCATATGGCTCAAGAAGGTGGTATTGGTATCATCCATAAAAATATGTCTGTAGAGCTACAAGCAGAAGAAGTTAAAAAAGTAAAGAAGTATGAAAGTGGTATTGTCAGCCAGCCCATCACGGTTAAGCCTTCTACGCGCATTGGCGAATTACTCAAGATTGTAGAAAATTACGGCATCTCTGGTGTGCCTGTTGTCGAAGATGAAGATGTATTGGTAGGTATTGTCACACATCGTGATTATTGTTTTGAGACAGATCTTAATTTGCCCGTTTCACGCATTATGACGCCTAAAGAAAGGTTAGTGACCGTTCTAGAAGGCACAGACATGAACATTGTTGTTGATTTATTTCGAACGCACCGCCTAGAAAAAATACTCGTGGTGAATCAAAAATTCAAATTGCGTGGTCTTATTACCGTAAAAGATTTAGAAAAAGCCAAAGATAAACCGCTTTCCAGCAAAGATGAATCAGGTAGATTGTGTGTGGGTGCGGCAGTTGGCACAAGTAAAGATACCGATGAAAGAATTCATGCTCTTGTTGAGGCGGGTGTAGATGTGCTTGTTGTTGATACAGCGCACGGACATTCTGAAGGTGTTTTAAATAAAATTAGATGGGTTAAGAAACATTTTCCAGAAGTACAATTGATTGGTGGCAATATTGCAACGGGCGAGGCAGCTATTGCATTGGCAGAAGCAGGTGTAGATGCGGTCAAAGTGGGTATAGGCCCAGGTTCAATTTGTACAACCCGTATTATTTCTGGCGTAGGTGTCCCACAATTAACTGCCATTATGAAAGTAGCAAAAGCTTTGCAAAAATATAATATTCCCTTGATTGCAGATGGTGGTATTCGTTATTCAGGCGATATTTCAAAAGCAATTGCTGCAGGCGCATCTACCGTTATGATAGGCAGTTTATTAGCAGGCACAGATGAAGCGCCAGGCGAAACCATTCTTTATCAAGGCCGTTCGTATAAATCATATCGTGGTATGGGATCTTTGGGGGCGATGGGACAAGTGTCAGGTTCTAGCGATCGTTATTTTCAATCTCATGAACAAGAAGTGGAAAAATTAGTGCCAGAAGGTATTGAAGGTCGAGTTCCTTATAAAGGTAGTATGCGCCAAGTTGTACACCAATTGATGGGCGGATTACGTTCTAGCATGGGTTATACTGGCATGAGCAACATTGAGTCCTTAAGAACAGAAGCACAATTTGTACGCGTGACTTCAGCAGGTATGAGGGAAAGTCATGTGCATGATGTCTCTATTACAAAAGAAGCACCTAATTACAGAACAGATTCTTAA
- the guaA gene encoding glutamine-hydrolyzing GMP synthase, which produces MKDLRENKILILDFGSQYTQLIARRVRETGVYCEIKAYDCDDNDIVQFNPKGIILSGGPDSVFEENAPRIPQIVFDLKCPILGICYGMHALTLQLGGTVEGALKREFGRQTITLEGSSDLLSELSSLEVWMSHGDHVTELPKGFHVIAKTDNAPICAIADESRQYYALQFHPEVTHTVVGHLILERFVHRICQCNADWTPLNIIESLVDNLQKQVGNDKVLLGLSGGVDSSVVAALCHKAIGKKLVCVFVDHGLLRLNEADQVLTTFKEHFDIDIIYVKAKDIFFEALKGVSDPEEKRKVIGETFVRIFENEAKKIPEVKWLAQGTIYPDVIESNGTSTKKAQVIKSHHNVGGLPERMNLKLCEPIRMLFKDEVRKIGLALGLPKPMIQRHPFPGPGLGVRILGEIHAEYVEILQRADAIFIECLHEFNYYDKVSQAFAVFLPVRTVGVMGDQRRYEYVVTLRAVETTDFMTAKWAELPYALLEQASRRIINEVKGIARVTYDISSKPPATIEWE; this is translated from the coding sequence ATGAAAGATTTACGTGAAAACAAAATATTAATTTTAGACTTTGGATCGCAGTATACGCAGTTGATTGCACGAAGAGTGCGGGAGACAGGCGTATATTGTGAGATCAAAGCATATGATTGTGATGACAATGATATTGTTCAATTTAATCCCAAAGGTATCATTTTATCTGGTGGGCCAGATTCTGTATTTGAAGAAAATGCACCTCGCATACCGCAGATCGTTTTTGATTTAAAATGCCCAATTTTAGGTATTTGCTATGGTATGCATGCTTTGACTCTGCAATTAGGGGGTACAGTAGAAGGTGCTTTAAAGCGTGAATTTGGCCGTCAAACCATCACTTTAGAAGGCAGCAGCGATTTACTCAGTGAATTATCTTCTTTAGAAGTATGGATGTCACATGGCGATCACGTGACAGAACTTCCCAAGGGTTTTCATGTGATTGCAAAGACAGATAATGCACCCATTTGTGCAATTGCAGATGAGTCTAGACAATATTACGCTCTTCAATTTCATCCAGAGGTAACGCACACTGTTGTAGGGCATTTAATTTTAGAGCGATTTGTACATCGTATTTGTCAATGTAATGCGGATTGGACACCGCTGAATATCATTGAGTCATTGGTTGATAATCTGCAAAAGCAAGTAGGGAATGATAAAGTCCTATTAGGTCTTTCTGGAGGAGTTGATTCTTCTGTTGTTGCTGCTTTATGTCATAAAGCGATTGGCAAGAAACTCGTTTGTGTGTTTGTTGATCATGGATTATTGCGCCTTAATGAAGCAGATCAAGTGCTAACCACCTTTAAAGAACATTTTGATATCGATATCATTTATGTTAAAGCGAAAGACATATTCTTTGAAGCACTCAAAGGTGTGTCTGATCCTGAAGAGAAGCGTAAAGTCATTGGTGAAACCTTTGTTCGTATTTTTGAAAATGAAGCGAAAAAAATACCAGAGGTGAAATGGTTAGCACAAGGTACGATTTATCCTGATGTAATTGAGTCTAACGGTACTTCTACTAAGAAGGCGCAGGTCATTAAGTCGCATCATAATGTTGGTGGTTTGCCAGAGAGAATGAATTTAAAACTCTGCGAACCTATTCGTATGTTATTTAAAGACGAAGTACGTAAAATTGGCTTAGCATTGGGCTTGCCTAAACCGATGATTCAACGTCATCCTTTCCCGGGGCCTGGATTAGGGGTGCGGATTTTAGGTGAAATTCATGCTGAATATGTTGAAATATTACAACGTGCAGATGCTATCTTCATTGAATGTCTACATGAATTTAATTACTACGATAAAGTTTCACAAGCCTTTGCCGTATTCTTACCTGTAAGAACAGTTGGCGTTATGGGTGATCAGCGTCGTTATGAATATGTGGTAACACTCCGAGCGGTTGAAACCACAGATTTTATGACTGCAAAATGGGCTGAATTGCCATATGCTCTGTTAGAGCAGGCTTCAAGACGTATCATCAATGAAGTGAAAGGTATTGCACGTGTAACCTATGATATTTCAAGTAAGCCACCGGCAACGATTGAATGGGAGTAG
- the tadA gene encoding tRNA adenosine(34) deaminase TadA, producing MKQQLEQDIYWMQRALELAKQGQAQGEVPVGAVLIQEDTELAAEYNTPISHNDPTCHAEMNVIRKAATRLQNYRLLDTTLYVTLEPCCMCAGAIIQARIKRVVFGAFDLKAGASGSVINILSMPQLNHHPEIVGGILKESCGSLLTEFFKKKRLKRIERCCD from the coding sequence ATGAAACAACAACTTGAGCAAGATATTTATTGGATGCAACGTGCACTGGAACTCGCAAAACAAGGCCAAGCTCAAGGTGAAGTGCCTGTGGGCGCTGTTTTAATTCAAGAAGATACTGAACTTGCTGCTGAGTACAATACGCCTATCTCCCACAATGACCCGACTTGCCATGCTGAAATGAATGTTATTCGAAAAGCAGCGACTCGACTTCAAAATTATCGATTATTAGACACCACACTCTATGTCACTTTAGAGCCTTGCTGCATGTGCGCTGGCGCCATTATTCAAGCACGTATTAAGCGAGTTGTTTTTGGGGCTTTTGATTTGAAAGCCGGTGCAAGCGGAAGTGTGATTAATATTTTATCTATGCCACAGCTGAACCACCACCCTGAAATTGTAGGGGGAATTCTTAAAGAATCATGTGGTTCCTTATTAACTGAATTTTTTAAAAAGAAGCGTTTGAAGAGGATTGAAAGATGTTGCGACTGA
- the xseA gene encoding exodeoxyribonuclease VII large subunit has product MQHYTETDSPLIEEIFAVKDLNNLVKSMLEANFSKIWVKGEISNLVQPRSGHLYFTLKDESAQIRCAMFKGQQRGINFNIKDGIEVLVEGTLSLYTDRGDYQLIASKMTLWGEGQLQQAYEALKLKLQTLGWFDQSHKKPIPRFPKHIGIISSPTGDALQDILRILKQRYPIAPITLYPTQVQGKTCATEIAHAIRLANSHQQADVLILARGGGSLEDLWGFNEEIVAKAIFESTIPLVTGIGHEMDFSIADFVADLRAPTPTAAAQFITPDQQELIASLEEKERSLVRAMQRMIDFSYMKLDGMEKRLVHPKNKIENNIEKLKHYTRHLQNALQTCLQQAQNKMNTLDRALLHHAPIRLIQTLLEKIANQEKSMRYLIQHQISQKEKQMLQYCELLNSLSPLTTMKRGFSITADENNKNIHSIKNLHTDQIIITKVNDGKIKSKIIKLMND; this is encoded by the coding sequence ATGCAGCATTACACGGAAACAGATTCTCCCCTTATTGAAGAAATATTTGCTGTAAAAGACTTAAATAATTTAGTTAAGTCCATGCTTGAAGCAAATTTTTCAAAAATTTGGGTTAAAGGGGAAATTTCAAACCTAGTACAACCACGTTCTGGACATCTCTATTTTACGCTAAAGGATGAATCTGCACAGATCCGATGTGCCATGTTTAAAGGCCAACAAAGAGGCATCAACTTTAACATAAAAGATGGTATTGAAGTTTTAGTTGAAGGTACACTGAGTCTGTATACGGATAGAGGCGATTACCAACTCATTGCTAGCAAAATGACCCTATGGGGCGAAGGTCAACTCCAACAAGCCTATGAAGCCCTAAAGCTAAAGTTACAAACACTGGGCTGGTTTGATCAAAGCCATAAAAAACCCATCCCTCGTTTCCCTAAACATATTGGTATTATCAGCTCTCCAACAGGAGATGCCTTACAAGATATTTTAAGAATACTCAAACAGCGCTATCCTATTGCCCCGATTACTCTTTACCCCACTCAAGTACAAGGAAAGACATGTGCTACTGAAATTGCGCACGCCATTCGTTTAGCCAATAGCCATCAACAAGCAGATGTATTGATTCTTGCAAGAGGTGGTGGCAGCCTAGAAGATCTCTGGGGCTTTAATGAGGAAATTGTTGCAAAAGCAATATTTGAAAGCACAATACCACTCGTCACCGGCATCGGTCATGAAATGGATTTCAGCATTGCAGACTTTGTTGCAGATTTACGAGCACCTACCCCTACGGCTGCGGCTCAATTTATCACACCCGATCAACAAGAACTCATCGCCTCTTTAGAAGAAAAAGAGAGAAGCTTGGTACGCGCAATGCAACGCATGATCGATTTTTCCTATATGAAACTAGATGGGATGGAAAAAAGACTGGTTCATCCTAAAAACAAAATTGAAAATAATATTGAAAAATTAAAACATTATACAAGACATTTGCAAAACGCATTGCAAACATGTCTACAACAAGCGCAAAACAAAATGAATACATTAGATCGCGCATTACTTCATCATGCTCCCATTCGGCTCATTCAGACCTTATTGGAAAAGATAGCGAATCAAGAAAAATCAATGCGCTATCTCATCCAACATCAGATTAGCCAAAAAGAAAAACAAATGCTTCAATACTGCGAACTCTTAAATTCATTAAGCCCATTGACCACCATGAAAAGAGGTTTTTCAATTACAGCTGACGAGAACAATAAAAATATTCATTCTATTAAGAATTTACACACTGACCAAATCATCATCACAAAAGTGAATGACGGAAAAATCAAAAGTAAAATTATAAAGCTGATGAATGATTGA